Proteins encoded together in one Cicer arietinum cultivar CDC Frontier isolate Library 1 chromosome 4, Cicar.CDCFrontier_v2.0, whole genome shotgun sequence window:
- the LOC101504590 gene encoding uncharacterized protein gives MMHSVIKGGWRPTFALAKQNDSDGRKSRIRRSKEERKALVESFIKKYQESNSGNFPSLNLTHKEVGGSFYTVREIVRDIIQENRVLGPAKFNLEEFNTEQFLEQNPLGSIARGPQPFLGASSNEDHPEHNEIPDTNGKLLSVSDRHYSEAEHQVIENGHVINVGHVDVTTKETNEATVVSDGCYTGADYPVVDNRHVVNGSQVDGTNNESVEAAVFSDGQCSGSEFEIVVKVHDVDASQVDVTNKESIEAAVVSDEHYTGVELEIVDKEHDIDGSEVDVAIKESNGAAIPEMQVSKPTEPEQNIKQELAATTMPLAKVNALTKDLIVETFPLRSVAGTSNGIEGIGELRDSGSSLKKDEKFEIALGNKELKEVSNTEHYKEKNPGETLAETANHSTHKEHSSHEFKGSTDPQVRASHQKAITFETNNQSHIEEGAKTNIQAKKLSTTFTEGLTPSDEGLHEADKYRVDGLLSGNSHRRSNPTVDRINLESWDGRSKSSAKKEPNPLLALLKAFVNAIGKFLSE, from the exons ATGATGCATTCTGTAATAAAGGGTGGATGGAGGCCAACATTTGCTCTTGCTAAGCAAAATGATTCTGATGGGAGAAAGTCTCGGATTCGACGTTCTAAAGAGGAAAGAAAGGCATTGGTTGAATCCTTCATTAAAAA GTACCAAGAGTCAAACAGtggaaactttccatctcttaATCTTACGCATAAAGAAGTTGGTGGCTCTTTCTACACTGTAAGGGAGATTGTACGGGATATAATTCAAGAAAATAGAGTCTTGGGTCCTGCTAAATTCAACTTAGAGGAGTTTAACACTGAGCAATTTTTGGAACAAAACCCATTGGGTTCAATTGCAAGAGGTCCTCAACCTTTTCTGGGTGCATCTTCGAATGAAGATCATCCTGAACATAACGAAATTCCTGATACGAATGGAAAACTGCTTTCTGTTTCTGATAGGCATTATAGTGAAGCTGAGCATCAGGTGATTGAAAATGGGCATGTTATAAATGTTGGTCATGTAGATGTGACTACCAAGGAAACCAATGAAGCCACTGTTGTTTCTGATGGGTGTTATACTGGAGCTGATTATCCGGTGGTTGATAATAGGCATGTCGTAAATGGTAGCCAGGTAGATGGGACAAACAACGAATCCGTTGAAGCTGCTGTTTTTTCTGATGGGCAGTGTAGTGGATCTGAGTTTGAGATTGTTGTCAAAGTGCACGACGTAGATGCTAGCCAGGTAGATGTGACAAACAAGGAATCAATTGAAGCTGCTGTTGTTTCTGATGAGCACTATACTGGAGTGGAGCTCGAGATTGTTGACAAAGAGCACGACATAGATGGTAGCGAGGTAGATGTGGCAATCAAGGAATCCAATGGAGCTGCAATACCCGAGATGCAGGTAAGTAAGCCTACGGAACCCGAACAGAATATCAAACAAGAGTTGGCAGCTACCACAATGCCATTGGCCAAAGTAAATGCTCTCACAAAAGACTTGATAGTAGAAACATTTCCATTAAGGTCTGTTGCAGGGACAAGCAATGGAATAGAAGGTATTGGAGAGTTGAGGGACTCTGGTAGTTCTTTGAAAAAGGATGAAAAATTTGAGATTGCCCTTggaaacaaagaattaaaggaaGTATCCAACACCGAGCATTATAAGGAGAAAAATCCAGGAGAAACATTGGCAGAAACTGCAAATCATTCTACCCACAAAGAACATTCAAGTCATGAATTTAAAGGTTCCACTGACCCTCAAGTCAGAGCATCTCATCAAAAAGCCATAACTTTTGAAACAAATAACCAGAGTCATATCGAAGAAGGAGCTAAG ACTAACATTCAAGCCAAGAAACTCAGCACAACTTTTACCGAGGGATTGACACCTTCAGATGAAGGCCTGCATGAAGCTGATAAATATAGAGTTGATGGTCTACTTAGTGGCAATTCCCACAGAAGAAGCAACCCAACTGTAGATAGGATCAATCT TGAATCATGGGATGGAAGATCCAAGAGTTCTGCAAAAAAGGAACCCAACCCTCTTTTAGCTCTATTGAAAGCCTTTGTCAATGCGATTGGGAAATTTTTGTCGGAATGA
- the LOC101504256 gene encoding histidine kinase CKI1-like, translated as MALQSLSFVTLLAYGSLITLVALTPCWYVMVTHMEKRANLNSQNIVSHLQSEIEYSADLLHPMKSSSTNLARLLNSPLDSSTNISFSDIKTKIAPLLFQAFVTVPHLTQISYIGMEGFFFSYSSDHNQTLAMYSNSSSMSSNGIASNKTLYYIQPVNNETGEVFGEAIISNSSINTSWIKRAANLSDGFVSLGTKWNNGSDILFLSYARVTKVGVISLGLSAKAITDFVTRVDRLGTSSYLATKDGKILVEGIQHINLIISNDSVNLQSVNANGDFIKNEGTVSCKDEAIATSLNIQDIKYLIQCYPIDIMGIESVYVLAVPRNGFDVSYKKKGLALLNVMMVMILVAVFAFLFIDSRAIRREMHLCASLIKQKEATHQAEKKNMNKSLAVASASHDVRASLAGIIALIKLSSKLVVPGSELSSNLIQMEDFVPGSELSSNLIQMEDCTQDFLGLLNSILDTSKIEVGKMLLNEEEFDLSHLLEEVVDIYHLVSMEKGVDLILDPCNGSIIKYSQVKGDKQRLKQVLCNLLSNAVKFTKEGHITVRVWAQKPTLSNSIIKTNQHSITKHLSCLFSKKNEPEEDLEKTMNSVKQELHSMDFVFEVDDTGKGIPKENYKSVFENYVQVKETDPVQEGTGLGLGIVQSLVRLMHGDIGIVNKNIGEKGTCFRFNVLLSICEGETVTDFSTREALECGPSNRNQAQGRTFHPITSGSSICSMSPMLNICSSSPRLEASRVVLFIRNEERRRTCHRFMKSLGIKVKVVNSQEDLFDTLEEIKQKGRRSGGPSSPESSNLSSYSASHNSFARARGVPLSAMDGTEYISSVFKKTNTGAVPGFILIVIDTNAGPSFPQLCEIVSTFKKGLHNRCNVVWLDNPHIHRIDSKAIDQNDIVISKPFHGSRLFQVIMLLPEYGNVWQQNIKRETTHDRSSLSKHRLSDRSDSEVFSFDGSPCLSVWKGIQKSCIRKSPVHQGEIYEIGDSSSSKPLHCKKFLVVDDTKTLRMLATSILVSLGATVEQCENGEEAVRLVHEGLSRDLPNLPYDYILMDCQMPVMNGFEATRRIREMEKSYGVCMPIIALTADIDSSTAVTGMDFHIEKPLRKEHLLEAIRYLNRSDIM; from the exons ATGGCATTACAGTCTTTGTCTTTCGTGACCTTGCTG GCATATGGTTCACTGATAACTCTTGTCGCATTGACGCCGTGCTGGTATGTCATGGTCACCCATATGGAGAAACGCGCAAATTTGAACTCACAAAATATTGTATCCCATTTGCAATCAGAAATTGAGTACTCAGCTGACCTTTTGCACCCAATGAAATCATCATCAACAAATTTAGCTAGATTGTTGAATTCACCCCTTGATTCTTCTACTAACATATCTTTCTCTGATATTAAAACCAAG ATAGCTCCATTACTATTTCAAGCATTTGTGACTGTTCCTCACTTAACTCAAATCTCATACATAGGAATGGAAGGTTTCTTTTTCTCATACTCTAGTGATCATAATCAAACACTAGCAATGTACTCTAACTCATCATCTATGTCTTCTAATGGAATTGCCTCAAATAAAACCTTATACTATATCCAGCCTGTGAATAATGAAACTGGAGAGGTTTTTGGAGAAGCCATAATATCAAACTCCTCTATTAATACAAGTTGGATTAAGAGAGCAGCTAATCTTTCAGATGGATTTGTCTCATTAGGAACCAAATGGAACAATGGCAGTGATATTTTGTTCCTCAGTTATGCTAGAGTCACAAAAGTAGGAGTGATCTCTCTAGGACTTTCAGCAAAAGCAATAACTGATTTTGTTACTCGTGTCGACCGTTTAGGCACAAGCTCGTATTTGGCTACCAAAGATGGAAAAATTCTTGTGGAAGGGATTCAACATATCAATTTGATTATTTCTAATGATTCAGTTAACTTACAATCAGTGAATGCAAATGGAGATTTCATAAAGAATGAGGGCACTGTCTCATGCAAGGATGAAGCTATTGCTACTAGTTTGAATATTCAAGATATTAAATATCTAATCCAATGCTACCCCATTGATATAATGGGAATCGAATCG GTGTATGTTTTGGCTGTCCCAAGAAATGGATTTGATGTAAGTTATAAGAAAAAGGGATTGGCTCTGTTGAATGTAATGATGGTAATGATACTTGTTGCTGTCTTTGCTTTTCTATTTATAGATTCTAGAGCCATAAGGAGAGAAATGCATTTGTGTGCTTCACTCATCAAACAAAAGGAGGCTACACACCAAgctgagaaaaaaaatatgaacaagAGCCTTGCTGTTGCTAGTGCCAGCCACGACGTTCGCGCTTCGCTCGCAGGCATTATTGCTCTCATCAAACTTTCCTCTAAGTTAGTTGTCCCTGGTTCGGAATTGTCATCCAATTTAATCCAAATGGAGGATT TTGTCCCTGGTTCGGAATTGTCATCCAATTTAATCCAAATGGAGGATTGTACACAAGACTTTCTAG GACTATTGAACTCTATTCTTGACACAAGCAAAATTGAGGTAGGAAAAATGCTACTCAATGAAGAAGAATTTGATCTATCCCATCTGCTAGAAGAAGTGGTTGATATATATCATCTTGTGTCTATGGAGAAAGGTGTAGATCTTATACTGGACCCTTGTAACGGTTCTATCATAAAATATTCGCAGGTGAAAGGTGACAAGCAAAGACTTAAACAAGTTTTGTGTAATTTGTTGAGCAATGCTGTCAAATTTACAAAAGAAGGTCACATAACGGTTCGGGTTTGGGCTCAGAAGCCGACATTAAGTAACTCTATAATCAAGACTAACCAACATAGTATCACGAAACATTTGTCATGCTTATTTTCTAAGAAAAATGAACCAGAGGAGGACCTAGAAAAAACCATGAACTCGGTCAAACAGGAACTGCATTCTATGGATTTTGTTTTTGAAGTGGATGATACAGGAAAAGGTATTCCCAAAGAGAATTACAAGTCTGTGTTTGAGAATTATGTTCAAGTCAAAGAAACTGATCCTGTCCAAGAAGGAACTGGCTTGGGACTTGGAATTGTGCAGTCATTG GTACGTTTGATGCATGGAGATATTGGAATTGTGAACAAGAACATTGGTGAAAAAGGAACATGTTTCAGATTCAATGTGCTCCTAAGTATATGTGAAGGTGAAACAGTGACAGATTTTAGCACAAGGGAAGCTCTTGAGTGTGGACCAAGTAACAGGAATCAAGCTCAAGGGAGAACCTTTCATCCTATTACTTCTGGTTCAAGCATTTGTTCCATGAGTCCCATGTTAAACATTTGCAGCTCTAGTCCTAGGCTCGAGGCTTCCCGTGTTGTTCTTTTCATCAGAAATGAGGAGCGTCGGAGGACTTGTCATAGGTTCATGAAGAGTTTAGGGATTAAAGTTAAGGTTGTGAATAGCCAAGAAGATCTTTTTGATACTCTAGAGGAGATCAAACAGAAAGGCCGCCGTTCTGGTGGCCCGAGTTCTCCTGAGTCTTCCAATTTGAGTTCTTATTCTGCATCTCATAATTCATTTGCAAGAGCCAGAGGTGTTCCTTTGAGTGCTATGGATGGAACTGAGTATATATCTTCAGTGTTCAAGAAGACAAATACTGGAGCTGTACCAGGTTTCATCTTGATTGTCATTGATACAAATGCAGGACCATCATTTCCTCAACTTTGTGAAATTGTGTCAACCTTCAAGAAGGGCCTTCACAACCGTTGTAATGTTGTTTGGTTGGATAATCCACATATTCATCGTATCGATTCCAAAGCAATTGATCAAAATGACATTGTCATATCGAAACCGTTTCATGGCAGTCGCTTATTCCAAGTCATAATGCTTCTTCCTGAGTATGGTAATGTTTGGCAGCAAAACATTAAGAGAGAAACAACTCATGACAGGTCAAGTTTATCAAAACATCGGTTGTCGGACAGATCAGATTCAGAAGTATTCTCATTTGATGGAAGTCCATGTCTAAGTGTTTGGAAGGGAATTCAGAAATCTTGCATTCGAAAATCTCCGGTTCATCAAGGAGAAATATACGAAATTGGAGACTCAAGCAGTTCTAAACCTTTGCATTGCAAGAAATTTCTGGTTGTTGACGATACTAAAACTTTACGGATGTTAGCTACGAGTATACTGGTTTCGCTCGGTGCAACTGTCGAGCAATGTGAGAATGGCGAAGAAGCTGTGAGACTAGTTCATGAGGGTCTATCAAGAGATCTTCCTAACCTTCCTTATGATTACATCTTAATGGATTGCCAG ATGCCAGTGATGAATGGTTTTGAGGCAACAAGGCGGATACGAGAGATGGAGAAGTCGTACGGTGTTTGCATGCCTATCATTGCATTAACTGCAGATATTGACAGTTCAACGGCGGTGACTGGAATGGACTTTCATATAGAGAAGCCCCTTAGAAAAGAGCATTTACTTGAAGCCATCAGATACTTAAACAGGAGTGACATAATGTAG